TAGCCTACGGCCTCTAAGTGAAAAAAGACCTTCAAAtttaatagtattaattaagctcaaatattagccaataaataaaataatattttttatcatatgaaaaacaagaaaaagagagaaatgttacatccacaatatttttcacaataaattctaagtagCAACTTGTTGTTggtggacaaaaaaataattttagaatagatttaaattagaaccagtaaCCAACTTAACACCTagcaatgcataaaaattttcacaacaaatgaATTGACAAACTTTTACTATTTCTCTTCTGAGTCTATCACTAATATCATATTGTTACTTACCATTATCATTCTACCACATCAATAAAtatgaaaagttttgtcaatttttaatctataaactttctaaaaaaaattacccggttaattaataattttacatctaaaacaataaaatagagtttaagtaatatttattttttattaaaaaaaaaaagccgtattttaatatatgaaatgCATCAGTTTAGTTTTCAACCAGAGTTCCCTATGCCCGAATTTAAAGGGattgattgagtttttttttttttttttcttgacattTGTGTGcggtttgaaattttaaatttaatatagtaAATTCAATCTAGTTTCTGTCTGTGGGATAGTCGttaacaaaaagcaaaaaaggatGATACAGTTTAGTGTGGGTAGGTTTGACCGTTTAAGTCGTTTGACTGATTTAATAAGGTACTCCGTACTCTTAACGGACTAAACTATGAGAAAACCAAAAAACTTTAGCAAATTCCAGTTTGTCTTTACTCTTTAGTCTTTAGTGCATTCGATATGTCTACTATTCTGTTCGGTTGTTCCTGTGTTCAATGTACAAATTACGAGACAAATCAATCGCTGAGTCAATGAAGTTTGTTCAATCATGGTCAGCAAAAGcatgatactttttttttcggggggtgaaaaaagaaaacaatgacACATCAAACACTTTTTTGGGTTATTCCGGTTTCTCtgtattttctttcattcttttttgctATGCTCTCTTGAACTATGACCAGATAAAGAACCGAAAAAAGTTACTGGTTATTTGGTTGGATTGGATTCTGATCGATATTCCTACCAATGatatcataattaatataattaaaaatttcaatcattttaatatgaattttcttattctatattaaggaaaaaaatctaCTTAACTTCAtaagtttttataaataatgGTTTAAAATACTTAAGCTCAGCTAGTAATtattcaaaaaaggaaaaagaaaatattttcaatgttttttggGGTATGATGTCCACCATAAAGTTATTGTTTAATGTTGCATGAATTTTTAGTAGAGGTTACGAAATGGTTATCATgtaaggataaaaaaattaaaagacacaTGTTATCACGTGGCATGCTATAATTTATCATTGCGTTTCTTGTAAATACTATTTTATTGGACCTTATCATATTCTAACCTAATAAAAATGTAGTATTACGATTgaatacgattttttttttttttaaatgtgatagTTGCAAGTTACAACGATATGGGGATTTAAATACCAAACGTTTCCATTAGTATAAAAATATGGATAAATGATTTTTCTAGATTCCTCTTGTCACTTATGCAAACTctttgattgaataaaaataacaatcattttacttccattaaaaaaaaatattgtggttgaTCGTAGAGTAATCATAGAATACTTTAGGTGTACAATAATTGTGTGCTTCTTCCTTTTACATAATAGTATGTTTTACTAATTACATTCGTGATGAGACCCATTATTCATCtgagatgaaaaaaatatgtatCTACCGTACTTTGAaagtattttataaatttcCTAATTGCGAAGAGTTGACCAAGGAGGAtgtaattcaaaaaaagaatttcttATGTGTTATAGTACCTCCTTGTGTTATTAAACTTAGTAGTTAGTAATTACGGTTCATGTTGGGCAAGTGGTACCTTCCCTTGCCATAAGGGCTTGCGGTGTTTTCATGGGCTCACTAATTTGACCTCGGGGGTAGGAATAGGTATTAGAATTTCTAAAGTAGctaaaacaaaaatctatatttaGTAGTTTGTAAGATGGAATGTACTGTAGTCTTTAATACAATAATGAAAGgattcctcccccccccccaccccaaaaaaagtAGAATTCTTTCAACATATATAGGTTaccattagtttttttttttggttagtggAGGCCCATGAACCACATATTATAGgaccacaaaaaagaaaaaaagaaaaactataatcTTTACTATAATTGTCCACATTGTAGTATTTGAGTAATGGAGAAAAAATGGTGAGCTCATGTAAAAGTTAAAGACACTGTTACGTAGAATAATTGTGATACAACTACTTTTTACCTAGTAATAGAATTACCTTGAGAAAAGATATAGGGCAACAAATTATTCACAACTTATTTGCTATAATTATAATGTGGCAGAGTGTGAGTGgtggaaaaaaattgtaagtctatggatctgtttggatatagcttattttattgaaaataataaaaaatttactgtttacttattttttactgttcatatgtattggtgcactgttcatgggacataaATAGTGCAGCAGGTGCtggtctttaaaaaaaaaaaaaaggaaagaaagtaaAACGCGCTTTCCAAACACACCTTATATGTAAATAGTAAGTAATCGTTCATAATATGTAACGTCAAAattgtagtaaaaaaaattgtgaactaATTTGCGTTAATACAAGTAAAAAATTTGTACTACcataaaaaaaagctaataactaatgggaaaaagttaataaagCCCTAATGttagtttatgaaatattttaaaaaatagttaaaaaagaaaaagaaaaaacaacttatcttttttttacgatattttatatttatcataaaaataatataaaatatttcttaaaataattaattaacaaatacCTAACCAGatctaataaataaacaaagaaagaaacagtaGAAATAGATACGGCAAAGTCAACAGGAAAGGAAGTCTGCTCTGCTAAGTGTCagcctttttttctcttttacttgtaaataataatatctttctcATTAGCAAGTCTCCTCCAAACggttctaaaaaaaatcatcacctcCATAAAGAAACACATAGCTCTCCTTCGATTCCTTCGTCTCACAagtcacaaactttttttttcttttaagaaaaaaggtttcaaatattctctctccctttttcttttcttattttattttattttatttatttataaaaattatcattgtttttattcaatagCTTGTGTGTGAGCTAAAACAACAAGAGGAGCAAGCATAAAAATCACAGCCAAAACAACAAAGTTCAGCCATTTTTGGCTTTCAGTTGGATCGGTAAGAGGAAATCTTCAATAACCCAGTTTTGGTTTGTTCTTGTTACTTGTTTTTAGCTTTTGTGGCTTTTTCTTGGGGGGCTTTAAGGCTTTAGGGTTTTAATAGTTGAAgggtttttgttcatttcatattataatGATCAACTATTGTTTTTGATTGTGCAGTTTGTGAAATTGGGCAGGTGGGTTTGGTTTGAAATCTGGGTTGGAGGTGGCTACAGGGGTTGGATGTTGAAATTTTAGTTGAAGAAGTTGAAGTGGCTGTTCAATTTCCTTTTATGGATAGGCTCTGCTGTTTTAGTGGTTCCTACACTAaggtaaggattttttttttttttttttttttttttaacttcacgTGTCTATCAGTTTGTCTCTAATACCAATCAATATGTTCAGTGTTGTGAGAAGGATAACCAATAAGCTGAAAAGGCATAGTCTTTAATTGTTTGTTAGAGGATTATTTGTGTTGTGTGGTTGATTTGTGTCTCCAATTTTCTTAGTAGGGGTATAGACTCTTGAGTGAATATGATAATTTTGTGATGTTATTCAGTTGAATTATTCAACGTTTGCAGATTCTTAGTGAGATTATTGATCATTCTTTGTTGTATAATCACTTGTATAGAATGGATAATTGGGGGGCTTTGGAGGTGTTGATGGCACATCTAGTTAGTTTGAGTGGTTCAACTGTTCAAGTTATCTTCTTGCTTCTTTAGTGAGTTTGATGGGGGACTTTTAGCACAGAATTGGACTGATATTTGCAGGGTTGCTGAAATTGGGTGTAAgagattttgtaatttttacacTGTTAGGCCACATATTTTAGGAAGAACTGATGATCGGAATTGAACCAACTGCATGTTTTCTGACTTGCAGTTTATATAACTAACTTTTGGTGACCCTCTTTCATCCTCTCCCCCccctaaaaaaaggaaaaacaaaaaagaaccatCATAAACATAGCAAAATAGACTAATAGAGACcaaaataagaaggaaaaggaaaaaaaaaaagttcctacCTTGATAACTTTCAATGCTTCATTTGTTTGGAATGAtagttattaattaaatatagtaATTTCTTTGTTTAATCTTCTTCTTGCAGCCTCATGCAAATGGTTTTCATAGTTGCAACTTGCAACTACTTTTGTTTGCTTCTGTACCATATAACTGCCTCTAAAACACACAAGATTAATATTGaggtttttgttatttatagtTTTGTTATGTAGCTTGTAGGAGGGCGTTCCTCATCTAGCTCTGGCAAAGGGAAAAGCCATGAAGGGTTAATCAAGTTTGGTTTCAGCCTAGTAAAAGGGAAAGCTAATCATCCCATGGAGGATTACCATGTTGCTAAATTTATGCAGAGTGAGGGACATGAATTAGGACTATTTGCTATCTATGATGGCCATTTGGGAGATACTGTTCCTTCCTACCTACAGAAACATTTGTTTTCCAATATCCTAAAGGAGGTGAGGTCTTGCTTTTAAACTTTCacagaattttaaatttcagtCTTGCTCGGTTATGTAATAACTTTTAAGGGTGTATTCTTAGTTTCTTACACTCTAATGTAATCATTTTAGGAAGAATTTTGGGTTGACCCCAACAGATCTATCTCAAAAGCCTATGAGAAGACAGACCAGGCAATTCTCTCTCACAGTTCTGACTTGGGGCGGGGTGGGTCCACAGCCGTAACTGCAATTTTGATAAATGGCCAAAAATTATGGGTAGCCAATGTTGGAGACTCACGAGCAGTTCTCTCAAAAGGGGGCCAGGCAATACAGATGTCTACAGACCATGAGCCCAACACCGAGCGAGGCAGCATCGAGAACAAAGGCGGTTTTGTCTCAAACATGCCAGGTTTCTCACAGCCACCTCTCTTTTAAGAGTTTGTTTGAATGTGTACTCATCTGAAGTTAATATACACATGGCTGATGTTTTATTCGAAATAATTACCTAGCTAGAATTTCTTAAACATCATTTAAATGGAGTTTTATCTTCAAATTTCTggcatcattttttattttcttaaaaatatttttggattaatttaTGCAATTGCATCTTACAAATGGCCAGTTCTCCTCAGAAAATATCAGCTGGGACCATGCCTCATGAAGCAGAGGTTGCTAGTTTGAATCTCCCCTTCCTTCTTCCCTTGGGGccaaaagtttttatttatttatttaaactatCAATCATCAcccacttatcaaaaaaaaaaactatcaatcaTCACCTACAAGAAATTATTTCATAAGAACTTAAAAGTGTTGGTAGATCTCTCTGTGATTATCTGATTGTCAGGAGCCAGAGTAGCATTTGTGGGAACTAGTCCATTAATGGTTAGGTGGCCTGTCCATTTACTTTGATATGcaccaaaataattttgaaagtaaAAAGAGTGAATTCATGTGCTTTGTTCATAGCTTGATCAAGCCTTTAAACATCCTGCCTCCTGGtttatttttaagatattttgtttttaagtgaTCAGTTGCCTTTGTCTCAAAGAAAAACTCTGCTGATCCACATTGCAAGGACTAGATTATGTTGTAGCTGTGCTGTTATCATGCGAATCATATTCCTGTCCACTAAACTGGTAGCTTTCTACTTATATATTAGGTGCTAAGaagaagactttttttttttttttttttccagagtTTTGTCGTTcaattcaaatttctcatatgATTACCACAACAACAAGCCTTATCCCAAATTTCTCATATGATTGCTGCATGAAATTTTCATTGTAGTGACACTTTTTTAGGCTGTCAGTAATGAATCTTTAAGGCATCTAGATGTCTCTCATGTTGGGAGGCTGGATGGGATTTAGTACTCCTCACTTTGGATGCAAGGCTACCCAGAAAAAAGAGTTTGCTTACACTGCCTATTGGTCACTAGTGTTACTGTATCAAATAAACCAAGGAAtaacttaattatttttatagtcCACTGGGGCACTTCAGAAAAATACGAGGAGTTCACGATCTGATCCGTGTTGTCCAAAATCATAAAGGTATTACACTATTTTTTGTCAACAAGTATCTGATAGTACTGCATCTGCTGCCCTTTGAAAGACCCACATCTGATGACCTTGAATTGTGGGTTTTGCTCTATAGTGTAACCAGGTTGATTGGGAGAGAGggacttctttttttgggggtatCATGAACCTGTTGGATGAGATAACACAAACAGAGTGGATATCCTTCTTTGCtataagaagagaaaaacaagaaaaatttcctGCATCCATTCAGAAGGTGATAACTCTATTGTCATCATATGGAATAGTTGTAGGCTTGTGGGAGTTCTCCAATGTCTTGGGTTTGTGATATACATAGTACTTAGTATGACCAGACTAAGGTATTCCCAAACTGACTCTTAGAAAACGATCTCCTAGTGAAAATGGATGCCCTCTGCTTTGGTGTTCCTTTGAGTTGGTAACTTGGTATCATACCTCAGCATGTGGCTTATACCTCTTGATGACTATGATGCTGTTTTGTTCTTCTCCAGAGTTGTTGATACTAGGTAAATATCAGATGACACCAAAAGTTTGGGTGGTGGTCAAGATTCAGGGCTTTCTTTCAGAAATAGGGACTTCTAATTCTCTATAAGGAAGTGGGTGGGTCCCTGCTgcatatatctttttttaaCGTGC
The sequence above is drawn from the Quercus lobata isolate SW786 chromosome 12, ValleyOak3.0 Primary Assembly, whole genome shotgun sequence genome and encodes:
- the LOC115971365 gene encoding probable protein phosphatase 2C 9 — encoded protein: MDRLCCFSGSYTKLVGGRSSSSSGKGKSHEGLIKFGFSLVKGKANHPMEDYHVAKFMQSEGHELGLFAIYDGHLGDTVPSYLQKHLFSNILKEEEFWVDPNRSISKAYEKTDQAILSHSSDLGRGGSTAVTAILINGQKLWVANVGDSRAVLSKGGQAIQMSTDHEPNTERGSIENKGGFVSNMPGDVPRVNGQLAVSRAFGDKSLKSHLRSDPDIQETLVDANTELLILASDGLWKVMPNQEAVDIARRIKDPQKAAKQLTAEALKRDSKDDISCVVVRFKG